In a genomic window of Helianthus annuus cultivar XRQ/B chromosome 10, HanXRQr2.0-SUNRISE, whole genome shotgun sequence:
- the LOC110886426 gene encoding pectinesterase: protein MTKNMFTGMLDSDKKKKIFLTILATVLFTSAIISIAVGVNSRTSNNTKPVNKLTVKAESTAHDIVKSSCSVTLHPDLCYSTISTIPEMAKKVKTPKDVVILAVDKTKEIVQRNYFTIKKLTVQTGLTKREKVALHDCLETVAESLHELDDVVRYLKTYRPKKLTRGHVDDILTLMSSTLTNQETCIDGFSHDKHEKEFRKSLIAGEIHGEKLCSNSLALIKNMTDTDMIDQDSVNVVNGRKLVEDENEDGVKWPEWLSAGDRRLLQSGTVTANVVVAADGSGDFTTVSAAVAAAPSSSSRYVIRIAAGVYRENVNIPASKRNLMFLGSGRTSTIITGSRSVAGGSTTFNSATVAAVGAGFLARDITFQNTAGPSGHQAVAIRVGSDLSAFYQCDMLGYQDTLYVHSNRQFYINCFISGTVDFIFGNAAAVFQDCDIHARRPNPNQRNMVTAQGRSDPNQNTGIVIQKSRIGATSDLRAVQGSFPTYLGRPWREYSRTVVMQSTISNVINPAGWFPWSGNFALDTLYYGEYQNTGAGASTANRVTWRGYRVITSATEAQGFTAGNFIGGGNWLRATGFPFSLGL, encoded by the exons ATGACCAAAAACATGTTCACCGGAATGTTGGATTCCGACAAGAAGAAAAAGATCTTCTTAACCATCTTAGCTACAGTGTTATTTACATCCGCCATCATCAGCATAGCAGTCGGAGTTAACTCCCGAACCTCCAACAACACCAAACCCGTCAATAAACTCACCGTCAAAGCCGAATCCACAGCTCACGACATCGTGAAATCGTCGTGCAGCGTCACCCTCCACCCTGACCTATGCTACTCCACCATTTCCACCATCCCGGAAATGGCGAAAAAGGTCAAAACTCCAAAAGATGTAGTCATTTTGGCTGTTGATAAAACAAAGGAGATAGTTCAAAGAAACTACTTCACCATAAAGAAACTCACGGTTCAAACCGGTCTCACGAAACGTGAGAAAGTCGCTCTACATGACTGTTTAGAAACGGTGGCTGAGTCGCTTCATGAGCTAGACGACGTCGTTCGCTACTTAAAGACTTATCGACCAAAAAAACTTACTCGCGGGCATGTTGACGACATACTCACGCTAATGAGCAGCACGTTGACCAACCAAGAGACATGCATTGACGGGTTTTCACATGACAAACACGAAAAAGAGTTTCGTAAGTCGTTAATAGCCGGTGAGATTCATGGGGAGAAGTTGTGTAGTAATTCATTGGCTTTGATTAAGAACATGACGGATACGGATATGATTGACCAAGATTCGGTCAACGTGGTCAACGGGAGGAAGTTAGTTGAAGATGAGAATGAGGATGGTGTGAAGTGGCCGGAGTGGTTGTCGGCTGGTGACCGGAGGTTGTTGCAGTCTGGGACCGTGACAGCGaatgtggtggtggcggcggatGGGAGTGGGGATTTTACGACGGTTTCGGCCGCTGTTGCGGCCGCTCCGTCGTCGAGTTCTAGGTATGTGATTAGGATAGCGGCTGGGGTGTATAGGGAAAATGTGAATATTCCGGCTAGTAAAAGGAACTTGATGTTTTTGGGCTCGGGTCGGACTTCTACTATAATCACCGGAAGCCGAAGTGTCGCCGGCGGAAGCACCACCTTCAATTCCGCCACTGTCG CCGCTGTCGGGGCTGGATTTCTAGCACGGGACATAACTTTCCAAAACACAGCAGGTCCATCAGGCCACCAAGCAGTAGCGATACGGGTCGGGTCAGACCTATCCGCATTTTACCAATGTGACATGTTAGGCTACCAAGACACCCTCTATGTCCATTCCAACCGTCAATTCTACATCAACTGCTTCATTTCGGGCACCGTCGACTTCATTTTCGGCAATGCGGCCGCAGTGTTCCAAGACTGCGACATTCACGCCCGTCGACCCAACCCAAACCAACGCAACATGGTCACGGCCCAAGGTCGAagcgacccgaaccaaaacactGGAATTGTTATTCAAAAGTCTAGAATAGGTGCCACCTCGGACCTTCGCGCGGTCCAAGGAAGCTTTCCTACGTACCTCGGGCGGCCGTGGAGAGAATATTCGAGAACGGTCGTGATGCAATCGACAATAAGTAATGTGATAAATCCGGCGGGATGGTTTCCGTGGAGTGGGAACTTTGCACTTGATACTTTGTATTACGGTGAGTATCAGAATACGGGTGCAGGTGCGAGTACTGCGAATAGGGTGACGTGGAGAGGGTATAGAGTGATTACGAGTGCTACGGAAGCTCAAGGTTTTACTGCCGGAAATTTTATCGGTGGTGGAAATTGGTTGAGAGCTACCGGTTTTCCTTTCTCTCTTGGCCTGTGA
- the LOC110883227 gene encoding uncharacterized protein LOC110883227 — protein sequence MDVLRKSFRSEFKWTGEAARAFEELKECLGTLPTLTVPEEDEVLTVYLAASFGAISAVLVAHRTGKQIPIYYVSRTLKDYETRYSNLEKLALALVHASRRLRRYFQAHPIEVIADFLVEIPEEKETEEAGKAPEKPWSLYTDGASSAEGSGVGLILTDPDGTDVTYALRLEFKSSNNEAEYEALLAGLCLAQKVGAKNVIAHVDSLLVANQVNGEYEAREANMIEYLEQVRQAMALFEACRVEHIPRSKNKKADALSKLASVSFSHLAKEVRVEVLATPSIAAPQVMQVEVPPQTWMTPIINYLVHDVLPTDKAEARKIQINSLQYQMQEGGLYRKTFLGPLLKCLDPEQASYIIREIHYGICGYYWPGMHESAVKELQQCDECQRHAPTSLRAKNEMIPVTAAWPFQKWGVDIVGPFPRSSGSAQYLLVAVDYFTKWVEARPFTTISGYNVTRFFWEQIVCRFGLPLYIISDNAKQFAENPFKRWCERLKINQVFSSIAHPQGNGQVEQINRRIVDGIKRRLGQEGKGWADELPNVLWAHRTLHKTRNGETPFSLTYGTEAVIPAEIGLPNQRCKNSEENERELRSNLDLLEERRNIAAIKEARYKKKIEKYYNARAKIYKFKVGDYVLRNNDASRTETPGKLTPKWEGPYRVKEASEKGSYVLEKLDGTLVPRTWNGVHLKKCFM from the exons ATGGACGTTCTCAGGAAGAGCTTTAGATCGGAGTTTAAATGGACGGGAGAGGCCGCGCGAGCTTTCGAAGAGCTTAAAGAATGTTTGGGCACCCTACCAACCCTCACCGTACCGGAAGAAGACGAGGTATTAACGGTATATTTAGCTGCATCGTTCGGAGCCATCAGCGCGGTATTAGTTGCCCACCGAACTGGAAAACAAATCCCCATTTATTATGTAAGCCGAACGTTAAAAGACTACGAAACAAGATATTCAAATTTGGAAAAATTAGCCTTGGCCCTAGTCCATGCTTCAAGAAGGCTTCGCCGATATTTTCAGGCCCATCCAATCGAG GTGATAGCGGATTTTTTGGTCGAAATACCAGAAGAGAAAGAAACTGAAGAGGCAGGTAAAGCTCCGGAGAAGCCATGGTCTTTGTATACCGACGGTGCCTCTAGTGCCGAAGGATCAGGAGTGGGCCTAATTCTCACCGATCCAGACGGAACGGATGTAACGTATGCGCTCCGACTAGAATTCAAAAGTTCCAACAacgaggctgagtatgaagctctCCTAGCCGGCCTATGCCTAGCACAGAAAGTCGGAGCAAAGAATGTTATAGCCCATGTAGACTCGTTGCTCGTAGCAAATCAGGTAAATGGAGAATACGAGGCGAGGGAAGCAAACATGATCGAGTATCTCGAACAAGTAAGGCAGGCAATGGCTTTGTTCGAAGCATGTAGGGTCGAACATATCCCCCGTAGCAAAAACAAAAAAGCGGATGCATTGAGCAAATTGGCATCGGTATCATTCAGCCACCTAGCCAAAGAAGTAAGAGTGGAAGTTTTAGCTACACCGTCAATCGCAGCTCCGCAAGTAATGCAAGTTGAAGTTCCACCACAAACATGGATGACGCCGATAATTAATTATTTGGTGCATGATGTTCTGCCAACTGACAAAGCGGAAGCAAGGAAGATCCAGATCAATTCCCTCCAGTATCAGATGCAGGAAGGAGGATTGTACCGAAAGACCTTTCTCGGACCATTGCTAAAGTGTCTGGATCCGGAGCAAGCTAGTTACATCATACGGGAAATACACTATGGCATCTGTG ggtactactggcccggaaTGCATGAAAGCGCCGTAAAAGAGCTCCAGCAATGTGACGAATGTCAAAGGCACGCACCAACCAGCCTCCGAGCTAAAAATGAAATGATACCAGTAACCGccgcatggccttttcaaaaatggggAGTTGACATCGTCGGACCTTTTCCGAGATCAAGCGGAAGCGCACAATATCTGTTGGTCGCGGtggattatttcaccaagtgggtagaagCTCGTCCGTTTACAACCATCTCCGGCTACAATGTGACACGATTTTTCTGGGAGCAAATAGTGTGCCGATTCGGTCTACCGCTCTACATCATAAGCGACAATGCAAAACAGTTTGCAGAAAATCCCTTCAAGCGATGGTGTGAAAGGTTAAAAATCAACCAAGTTTTTTCCTCGATTGCCCACCCCCAAGGCAACGGGCAGGTTGAACAGATCAATCGACGCATCGTCGACGGCATAAAAAGAAGGCTAGGTCAGGAGGGAAAAGGTTGGGCGGACGAATTGCCAAACGTCCTATGGGCACACCGAACACTGCACAAGACCAGGAACGGTGAAACACCGTTCAGCTTGACCTACGGTACCGAAGCAGTAATTCCGGCCGAAATCGGGCTCCCAAATCAAAGGTGCAAGAATTCGGAAGAAAACgaacgtgaactccggtccaacCTTGACCTGCTGGAGGAACGCCGAAACATAGCGGCAATCAAAGAGGCTCGGTATAAGAAAAAAATCGAAAAGTATTACAATGCTCGGGCTAAAATCTACAAGTTCAAAGTCGGAGATTATGTGCTCCGAAACAACGACGCAAGTCGCACCGAAACCCCCGGCAAACTAACCCCAAAGTGGGAAGGGCCATACCGAGTCAAGGAAGCCAGTGAGAAGGGCTCGTATGTGCTAGAGAAGCTTGACGGAACCCTAGTGCCTCGAACATGGAATGGGGTACACTTAAAAAAGTGCTTCATGTAA